The Nicotiana sylvestris chromosome 6, ASM39365v2, whole genome shotgun sequence genomic sequence CATAAAGAAAGCGAAAAAATCACGACTTGGCCTAATGTTATAGTTGTTATCAATAATAACATCTCACAATGCAAATTATTTCTCAATTTGCAACATTACTCAAGTTTATGTCACTTAGACATTTTAACAAACACATTGTAAGCATGcctttttttcttaaaatttcaacttcaaaagaGGCCTAATCACTATATCAACAACACCAATATGCCTCTCATCACAACTATAACATCACCACATCTTCACAATAATATTCAATACACAATTTTTCACTTTTTTATATGCATTTTCGGATTAGTACACTCCTTAACAATCTTCAACAAGAAACTCAACTCATTTCACCTCAACACACCTTCAAATCCTCCATAACCCCAAAAAGAATATACAAGCTAAGTTTCTAATACTATTTTTAACatatttacaaaagaaactaaaagaagATTATGAACACAATTCTTGCTAGGGTTTATACAAATATActtgaaaataagaaagaaatacaaaatgaaataCTACTAGTTTGaaggaaaagagagaagagaataCTTACCttgcaagaagaagaaggatttgTGGATGAATCTTTGAATGAATTTGTTTGGTTGGGGTGCTTGAGTTTAGTGATAGAGAAtaagagagtttggggagtgaaataatgaaataaagggagggggttcAGATTTAAgcagtaaattttttttttatatatataaaactggCCTACCGCGGCACGGTAAGCCAAAAATCTTAGCTGCTCCGAAAATTTTGAATTATGCCTCATCTGTGCAATTTTCCCTGGCGCGGTGTGTGGCACGACGCACCATGCGACGCGGTAGGCCAATTTTTCACAGAGTTAgcatatttttgattttttagcTCACCATTCACCCCCTACATCATTATATACTGATTTTATGCCAAATTCATGCATGCACTTGACTAAAAACATTATACATATAAAATCTAATAATTCTAAACTACAATTAAAAGTTAGTGATGTTAGTCATTGGGTttcctcccaacaagcgcctaatttaacgtcgcggcacgactcaACACGTCATTATGCATCAACCAAATCTATCGAGGTCTTGTGACATTTAATATCACCACCCCAATAGTGTTTTACTCGCTGCCCATTCACCAAGAATGTACCACTTGAATTTATGTCCcgcaattcaactgttccatgaggagtcACACTTACCTCAACGAAAGGGCCTGCCCAACGGGACTTAAGCTTTCTaggaaaaagctttagccttaaattaaacaagagaacttcttgacccggctcaaacttacgatgttggatgtgcttgtcatgccacctcttggtcttttctttatataacttagcattttcataagcatgcaaccgaaactcatcaagttcattgagttgtcgCAGTCTTTTTTTACCGGCTAAGTCCAtatccatatttagctttttgatagCCCAGTAAGCTTTGTGTTCTAGCTCAACGGGTAAATGACATGCCtttccataaaccaacctgtacggagaagtacctattggagtcttgtatgcagttcggtaagcccacaatgcatcttctaacttaccggaccaatctTTCATATTTGCACTCATTGTTTTCTCCAAAATTTGTTTTTCCTCCCtatttgacacttcaacttgaccaatTGTTTGAGGGTGGTATGtagtagcaaccttgtgtcttaccccatattttgctagaacatttttcaacaatttattgcaaaagtgtgttcctccatcacttatcaatacccttggagttccaaagcgtgtgaaatGTGCTTCTTTACGAAACTTATCACTACCTTTGCATCATTAGTAGGGagagcaatggcctcaacccacttagacacataatcgactgcaaccaaaatgtatctgtgcccattagaatatggaaatggtcccatgaaatcaattccctagacatcaaagagctctactgccaaaatattttgcaaaGGCATTTCGTTCCTCTTCGTGATTGTACCTGTTCTTTGACACCtatcacaatttttaacaaaagcatgtgcatctttaaacaattttggccagtaaaaacctgattgcaaaaccttttgtgcagttctgtctccaccatgatgacctccatacagagaagaatgacagtcatgcaatattgcattcatctcctcctcagggacacaccttcttaccaattgatatgtgcattgcttgtatagaaaaggctcgtcccacatgTAGAACCTCAAGTCATGTAAGAATCTTCTTCTATGATCAGCTAtgaattctggtggagtcaccccacttgcaatgaaattcacataatcagcataccacggggtttcatctgaagtgatggctagcaaatgttcgtcaggaaatgtttctttgattgattctccttcagtgacatggcctcGATTTTCTAGCCTGGATAAGTGATatgcaacctgattctctgtccctttttgatctcgaatctccaaatcaaattcctgcaaaagaagaacccatcggattaaccttggcttggcgtctttctttgcaaataaatacctgATAGCTGAGTGATatgtgtaaactatgactttggTTCCCACTAGATAAGACCTGAAtttatcaaatgcccatactactgcgagcaactctttttcagtaacgGTGTAATTCATTTCAGCTGGATTAAGAGTTTTGCTCGCATAATGAATGGAGTAAAAGATTTTCTCCTTCTGCTGacccaaaacagctccaatggctatatcatttgcatcacacatcaactcaaatggaagtttccaatctggagcAATGATAGTTggtgcagtaactaatcttcttttcagctcatcaaatgctttcagacaagcatcattAGACTTGAAggatgtatctttctcaagaagcctgcacaaaggagatgaaatttttgaaaaatctttaatgaaataacgataaaaacctgcatggcccaagaaactgcgaatgcctctaactgatgtcggtggaggtaatttttcaattgcttccaccTTTTCTGTATCTacctgcaatccattcttggacactttatgcCCTAGGACTATGCCTTCTCTTACCATGAAATGatatttttcccaatttagtaccaaatttgtttcttcgcACCTAGAAAGTACCTtgtcaagattcattaaacattcatccaaatacagaaaaatcatccataaatacttccacaaatctttcaaccatatcagtaaaaatacacctttgaaaagtcgcaggtgcattgcaaaggtcaaatggcattcttttaaatgcatatgtcccatagggacatgtaaatgtggtcATCTCTTGGTCATCTGGGGCTATAACAatctgattatatcccgagtaaccatccaaaaaacaGTAGTATTCTTGCCCaactaatctatcaagcatttggtgaATAAAGGGGAAaggaaaatggtcttttcgggtggcattattcaattttctataatctatgcaaatcctccacccagtaacagttcGAATGGGAATCAGATCATTGTTTTCATTTGTCACTATGGTCATTCCTCCTTTCGttggaacacattggactggacttacccatttgctatcagagATTGGGAATACAATACTtgcatcaagccatttaatcacttcttttcttaccacctctttcatgttggGATTCAGGCGACGTTGTTGTTCTATGCACGGCTTGTGtccttcctccatgagaattttatgcatgcaaaaagctggactaatacctcttatgtcagacattgtccacccaattactcttttatgctcacgtagtactctCAGCAATTTTTCCTCCTGCAATTCAAACATGTCAgaagaaataataacaggtaacgtagcagaactacccaaataatcataatgaaggtgagaaggtaaaggctttagTTCCAATTTTGGAGCTTCTTCAATTGATGGCTTCGGAGGAGGACCATTTGGTCtgttcaaaggttcaaagggattTAACCCTTTCATATATTCACATGATGCATTCAAATTATGCTTCATCTcttcaacctcatcattaatctccagACTCTCGAACAACACAATTTCTTTCTCTAAAGAATCCTTCAAATATACACTTGGGGCAATAAGTTGCTCATCCatctccatgacagatatcatagacaattctttATAATGGCGAGGAAATTGAATTGCTTTGtatacattaaaaacagcttcctcattgtcaactctcatgatcatttttctctctcatactttaattatagcatcacctgtagccaagagaggtcttcccaatataataggaactttttcatctGCTTCAAAATctaagataatgaaatcagccggGAAAATGAATTTCTCAATTTTCAGcagcacatcttcaatcaccccttccgggtaagctatggacatgtctgctagttgcaacatcacagtggtgggttttggagctcccAAACCCAATTTTTTGTACAAGgacaatggcatcaaatttatgcttgctccaaaatcacaaagtgcatggcctacatcaacattaccttttctcacagggatagtaaagctgcTAGGATCCTTAAgattttgaggaagcttattttgggCCCTTGAAGTTcactcctcagtaagtgcaactgtttcaaattcagtcaatctcctcttgttagccacaatatcttttatgtacttggcatactttggaatatcacgaatcgcATCTACCAATGGAATAAtcaattgaatctgactcaacctagagagaaatttgttgaacatgcgatcatcattctttttctgcaatctttgtggaaaaggtggtggtggccttggaacATTCACAGGCACTGAAACTGTATCATCTTTCTTTGCTTCctgtgttgctttgggaatcaattcaacctcaggtataggtttgtcttttctcttctttggaacttcttctaattcccttccagttctaagtgtaattgcactaacttgcAGATTTTtctgtatcacttggaagagcaccTGCAGGTCTAGTGTTTTGATTTGCAGCTAGCTATCCTATTTGCCTTTCAAATTTCTGAAATCAGTTCTGAGTTGTTGATTGTCAtgcaacaatttcttcaacaaatcatttgtactttcttctACCTGCTGGGGTGGCctttgaggttgattaaaattttCTTGGGGTCTATATTTattctgatttgattgatttccaccccaagagaaattaggatgatttCTCCAATTTCAATTGTtagtgttcccatattgtgcctGTTGGTTCATCGGACCTCTGCTTTGTTGtcccacataataaatagattcaggattcagtgggcacatgtcacttgtgtgattgtcaccacacatttcacaacaaatcGACATTTGTTGAACATGTTGCAATTGTTGTGTCTGGTTCATTGTCATTCTAttcatttgatttgccaattttgctataTCTGCTCTCATGGCTGAAAAATCATCAAGTTCAAGTACCCTtgctgctttctgtttcattgctctccttggttctccctcaccttgccaattataatcattagcagtgaagttgtttagcagaagttgtatttcactatatggtctctccatgcaactacctccacaagttgaatcaagattcatctttgaagtttcatctaatccatcaacaaaagtatggcccaatacctcatcagtttgacaatgatgtgGACAGTCTCGgagtagtttcttgtatctttcccaagcttggcgaagagtctcaccatcccgttgttgaaacccaagaatctggctCCGCAAAGAATTTGTCTTTTTAGTTGGGAAAAACTTTATTaagaatttctttgctaaatcatcccaagtatggATTGAATTAGCCGGTTCCTTCTGCAACCACTCTTTAGCTTCCCCcaacaatgaaaaaggaaacaaggttagccggacatagtccttggaaacatttggatagtTGTAAGTATCCGTGATTTTCAAAATattctgaatgtgcctctgcgggtcttcatgagatagacctacATATTGCCCAGTGGACTGAATCAGCTataccatgtactgtttaagctcaaagtgaccagTGATATCAGGCTTGACAATAGCCTGGgtcatattagcaagatttgGCCTTGCAGCTTCTCTCACTGGACGCCCTCCattacctgccatcactgttggttgtggttgaactaaaatgtccaactctctttctgttttgtATATAGCTTCCAACTCCTTCCTCGCTCTATGAAGTGttctttcaatttcaggatcaaaagGGAAGAGATTGCTTGTGCTTCTACTTCTCCGCATTCAAAAGAAGAGCCTGCGTgacacaaacaaagtgaactgaaaaTTAATACTTAAACCAATAGCTGATAAAAGCTTAACttagtcaagtagctaatttccaagtccccggcaacgacaccaaaaacttgttgcgaccaaaacactcacgcaagtgtacgcgatcttcaagtaatatagtaataagtagagtatcgttcccacgaggacttgtgattaacttaacgactgatgcaaactcaaacaattatcgattcaagctaattcatcacaaaatacataaataaccaatttacaatttaactagtagacaaacaataatacaacgcaaagttactatgccacttatgaatttttcttttaacaattaataaaagagatatcCTGGGGTTATgtgcttgctagagatcatgctatgtttttagcttaaaaatgatttattgaattatctgggttattgattatagggttgataatacccataagaatctgtcgatttcttatgcgcctattcaagttaaattaacaCCTATATTTCTATgatattaatattaactcaaatgcatttataaatcctatttctcaaccaaacaaggcaattaagtatagttctatcttaatcgcgaatctttcacctgatgcccaggatccagatcttgctctatttgattctatatgcaaccaagaatttccttttttaagtttaactcaagattcgtaaatagtatttcactgttagctacgcagtaaaataattaacagcagaatcaaataaacaacccttaacgataatttcaagatcatcaatctaaacttcaaacaacataatcatctaacacccataaccccagaatatttaggtttttagctactcataatgatacaaacatcaacaataaAAATCTTAAACATAATATGAATAAATACTAGGagaaggtttagaaaaactcttttaatccttgctccaagtTGATGTTCCTCCTTGATTCTCTTCTTCAAGATGTAGGagaaggtttagaaaaactcttttaatccttgctccaagtTGATGTTCCTCCTTGATTCTCTTCTTCAAGATGTAGGagaaggtttagaaaaactcttttaatccttgctccaagtTGATGTTCCTCCTTGATTCTCTTCTTCAAGATgaatctccttcttctttttctctccaAAAACAGGTCTCCCCAATAATGGCACTGCTTTTGCCTTTTTAATCGTGTAGGAAGGGGTTTTGACAAGTATGCCCTTTTTAGTCCGAAATagaataattttgtgatttttacacACCCGCGGCGTGCCCCGTGCGACGCGTACATGGATTGGACAGAGGCAGAATGCATTTTAATGGAGCAAAACAATGCAGCGAAAATATTTGAACTACCGTTGCGCCCCCCGCGGCGCGGCAGTGCAAAATTTTGCACTGCTtcgttttttcatttgttttgctaTCCGGGCTTGCTTTGTGAcacccgaacacgatcccgacttgatttatttagcttttactcagacttcaaagccccaAATCAATCAAATTTATCCCAAAGTTAGTTCTTAAGTCGAAttagcttcctgcaaggcataaaacatgaatttagtataattcattatcatttaagctcaaacctttgtaaaatACAATAATTAAAGTGTTCTTACAACGACTAAAACACGATTTTTTATCCTATGATCATACATGATATTTAGAGATGAAATAAAAGTTAAGGAGGGATctataaccaaaccgataggccaGTCACttgggacctcgaggtcgatcccgGGGCTCGGCCACGGGCTATTGAGGGTAATTGGGGTAGGGCTAACAGTTATGAGGTGATTAAAGAGGGCTATTTATggacaatgataagcaataaatgatgaacaaataaaaggataagaaatgaaagcaataatatcaagagagtacgTGAGAGAGCAAAGAGAGTGTTTTTCTATATTTCTTTATGGAGCAGCGGGAGCAAAGGGGGTTACAAAGTGCcaaggatcccccttatataggaaGGAAAATCCCAACATGGTACTAAATATATTAATGATAAAGAAATCAGGATGGGACAATTGGCTAACTTCATAATGCAGGCTCATACTAGCTTCAGACTAGCCTAATAGATTTTTCCGGCCCCGACTGCACTCTTTGGAAACTTCCCACGACCGTTGGGGTTACGGCCAATGTTATCCCCAGGTCGGGTGCCGATAGACCTCAAGAGAGGGTACTCGGTCCATGGTCTCGAGCCTTTGAGGTGATCTTTCGAGATGCCGTATTAGCGAGAAATTGGTTCCTCCGATTTTGCCGTATACAATGAGCTTGTCAAATGATCAAAACTTTGCTTTACCTACCTTGCATGCatatatacatgtgtgacatcacttacaataaTGCAAGAaaggtaggtaaaaagtcttCCCTGGAAAGTTGACTGCATCACTGTTCTGCacagtagcgtgtgcaggcagcaactttctaGCTAGAAAGATGACATCATGTAATCTCCTAGGGAACTGATAGGGACCTAGTCCCTTTGTTGTTCCTTCCACTTTTGAAGAGTTGAATAATATTCTCCGCTGAATCACATCCTGGTATCTTGTGATCTTGAGGTtttgtaaatgtgtaacaggttccttatcttgTTTTGGATAGTAAGTttattagatcatcaaaacataaagtaaagtacttgtaACATACCAGCTTTGAATGttaaaatgtatgtattaatgtgcttagggaggtgtagtcactcttatatccaaatgtatcctacctgtcccgtagcctacattacaaccaattaaattcctacttgatcctagactgaataagctcgattagtagagtagtacactacaggtaagcctatggtgcatctcttgtggcatatgaatgttatttatgaaagtgagtgaattctttctaccTTGAGTTCCTATGTCATACCCAAAAACcacaagtcgtgatggcacctaattcAACCGCTAGGTAAGCCCACTAACAGAAAAACACAATCCAACTGAGGTTATAAGAGAAAAAAGAATAGATAACTAAGCATTTACGAATTTACCAAGACCTGGTAGTACGaatcacgaacttctaagatttgGAATTTCAGAACTGATACAAATAGATACATGTTCTGTTTGAAGGTTACATAAACAGATTAGCAATAATCTAAACTACTAAAGACAAGTGGCAGCTATAACCAAATGCACGAACATCTTCTGAATCAATACCTAATGTCACCAGCAGCTCCGCTCCAAAGCCTGTACGGAAAGTGCAAAAGTGCaatattagtacaaccgaccccatgtactggtaagtattttATCTAACCTCACCAAGGTAGTGATGTGGCTTTTAGTTGAAAGATGCTTATTGTTATAACCTTTACATTAGACTAATAGTATAGGCAATTTCAAACATAACAGATAAAAGTACCATATACAACTCTATGAGACAGTCAACAATTACTAGTAGGAATCACAATAGAAGATTTACAATCCTTCCTGGTATGAGAAGTATATCCAAGATATCAAGTCAAATGGCACGGTAACAACCTTCGTGCTtctatctcatcctcaccatata encodes the following:
- the LOC138871151 gene encoding uncharacterized protein; this encodes MRVDNEEAVFNVYKAIQFPRHYKELSMISVMEMDEQLIAPSVYLKDSLEKEIVLFESLEINDEVEEMKHNLNASCEYMKGLNPFEPLNRPNGPPPKPSIEEAPKLELKPLPSHLHYDYLGSSATLPVIISSDMFELQEEKLLRVLREHKRVIGWTMSDIRGISPAFCMHKILMEEGHKPCIEQQRRLNPNMKEVVRKEVIKWLDASIVFPISDSKWVDTEKVEAIEKLPPPTSVRGIRSFLGHAGFYRYFIKDFSKISSPLCRLLEKDTSFKSNDACLKAFDELKRRLVTAPTIIAPDWKLPFELMCDANDIAIGAVLGQQKEKIFYSIHYASKTLNPAEMNYTVTEKELLAVVWAFDKFRSYLVGTKVIVYTYHSAIRYLFAKKDAKPRLIRWVLLLQEFDLEIRDQKGTENQVAYHLSRLENRGHVTEGESIKETFPDEHLLAITSDETPWYADYVNFIASGVTPPEFIADHRRRFLHDLRFYMWDEPFLYKQCTYQLVSKNRYILVAVDYVSKWVEAIALPTNDAKVVISFVKKHISHALELQGY